The following is a genomic window from Fusarium verticillioides 7600 chromosome 5, whole genome shotgun sequence.
cagaagatcaaggtcaagaaccctGTCGTCGAGCTCGACGGCGATGAGATGACCCGCATCATCTGGCAGGTCATCAAGGATAAGCTCATCCTTCCTTACCTCGACATCGACCTCAAGTACtatgatcttggtcttgagtaCCGTGATGAGACCAACGATCAGGTCACCATCGATGCCgccgaggctatcaagaagtACTCCGTCGGTGTCAAGTGTGCTACCATCACCCCCGATGAGGCTCGTGTCGAGGAGTTCAAGCTGAAGCAGAGTAAGTTGATTCCCATTCCGGCCCTGTGGTAGTTCGCGTTGCGCCTCGATGTTCACCCCGCCAATCGCAACCCCGCATACATGAGGCATGCAGGAAAAGCAACATGAGGGGaaacaagcagcagcaaaagcGAATGAAACCTGCAGTAGTCAGCTTAACAAAATTGAATTCGGCTAACTTGCATGTCCAGTGTGGCTTTCCCCCAACGGAACCATCCGAAATGCCCTTGGTGGTACCGTCTTCCGTGAGCCCATTGTCATCCCCCGCATTCCCCGTCTTGTTCctggatggaagaagcccatcatcattggcCGTCACGCCTTTGGTGACCAGTACCGCGCCAAGGATGCTGTCCTGCCCGGCCCTGGTAAGCTCTCCATGGTTTACACCCCCGAGGGtggccagcctcaagagaTTGAGGTCTTCCAGTTCAAGAACGGCGGTGGTGTCGCTCAGACCCAGTACAACACCGACGAGTCCATCACTGGTTTCGCTCACGCTTCCTTCAAGCTGGCTCTTGACAAGGAGCTCCCTCTCTACATgagcaccaagaacaccatcctcaagaagTACGATGGTCGATTCAAGGATATCTTCCAGGAGATCTACGAGTCCACCTACAAGAAGGActtcgaggccaagaagatctgGTACGAGCACCGTCTCATTGATGACATGGTCGCCCAGATGATCAAGAGCTCTGGCGGTTACATCATGGCCCTCAAGAGTAAGTCTATCCTCGTGGTCTGAACACTTGTTCagactctttctttttgagACGCACGAAAGCTAACATCTACAGACTACGATGGTGATGTCCAGTCCGACATTGTCGCTCAGGGTTTCGGCTCTCTCGGTCTCATGACCTCCGTTCTCATCACccctgatggcaagactttCGAGTCTGAGGCTGCCCACGGCACTGTCACTCGCCACTACCGTGAGCACCAGAAGGGCAACGAGACCTCCACCAACCCCATTGCCTCCATCTTCGCCTGGACCCGTGGTCTCGTCCAGCGTGGCAAGCTCGATGACACCCCCGAGGTTGTTGCCTTTGCCGAGAGCCTCGAGCAGGCTTGCATTGACACTGTCGATATTGACGGTATCATGACCAAGgatcttgcccttgccaCTGGCAAGTCTGAGCGCAAGGACTATGTCACCACCAACGAGTACATGGATGCCGTTGAGCGCCGCCTCAAGCGAAccctcaaggagaagctgtaAACACATTGCCATCTGTCGTTTTTCACAGCCTCCCTTTAGCCTCTAATTCCGCTTCCACCTTCCTGGCCTCTTATGCCTCCGCAAAGAGTAGCCGCTATTTCATGAACTCTTAAAAGATCGGCGTCGAATATGTTGTCACAACCTGAATAGCATCTCACAGTCTTGAGAACCACAAGAGCGTCACCTCTTGCGATCTCTTGGCCACTCACTTCCTATGAAGAAAGGAAGTTGGCGTCGTCAAGAGCAATCATGAACCGGAACCTTCTGCATAGACACATGCAGTGGGCTAACGACTTATGAAAAGCATtcctccatcgtcattgTGGTTGGATAGGATGTTGGGTTTTCTGAATATGTAAAAGCAAAGATTTGAAGAGGAGACAGCATGTATCATGCCGCCGAATATTGGAAAGCAGATGCCATGTAGAAAGCAAGCTTGTTCTTAGCATATAGACAAGATGGGATACCCAGCTTTATAGTTTTCTTCACCTAGATCTTCCCCGGCCATTCGCCTTGTGACCACTCGTTCCCCATAGTGCATTCCTCCTAGTCCTCCTTTAGTCGCGGATCAAAGGGTGTTAGAGTCATAAGATGTGCTCAAATTGAGCATAAAGCAAATCTATTGGACCTTGAAACATGTCCCTGGACCTCTTCTCACATGTACGATACAACAATACACAGCTGCTCTTGGTAGATGCCGCTTCAGACGCCTCTTTTTGTCATACTGCTTGCTGTCAACCCTCGGTAGTTGTCCGTAGCTAGCGTAACCGACACCCAATCTCCAAAATAATTCCCTGTTTCAGAAAAGCAACAATAGCAACCAACTCCCTGTTTCCCTTTTCCCCCGTTCCAAAGAAAACAGATGTGCGTGTTCCTAGCTTCAGCGTCTCTATGCAGCCCCATGGCGGGGAATGCCTCGGCTTAAGCCCGCACGTGTATATAAAAATGAAAAGAATCGTATAAAAAGGCTGACATCAAAGACTGACAAGTACAGAGGATAAACACACCCGTAGGCCCGGGTTGACCCGATCGAGATGGCCTCGGTTGGCCGGAAGAAAAACCGCGGTTGTCGAGGCATGCTATTCTGATGCCGGGGATTTTCGCATACATACGGATTCTGTCCGTAGGGCTCTGTTCTTCGATTTCGATATGTAGTAATACAATTTTGCAAGCTTTGACCATACAGTCGAGAGCGGCTACTCTCGCTCTAACAATAGCACCCTTTATTGCAAGGTTGCGTGTCTGGACACAGACGTATCTGATCAGCCCTATGCCGGGCCTATTCAGCAGAAGCTAGAGGCgcctccttgtccttcttggacttgcgTGCGCTTGGTGTtccttctgctgcttcgCTCTtacgcttcttcttcgttggCCTCGTTGATGAGCCACGAGGCTTGTATCCCGTGTCGTCTTCTGCGTTTCTCTTGCGCTTGCCCCTCACAGCAGGTGTTGAGGCGAGCTCCTGATCCTCATCCATGCTGGCGTCCACATCACGATctgcggctgctgctgagcgaGCTGCAGCACTGACGCGCTTGCCCCTTGTGCTGGCTCTTCCACCGCGCTCACCTCGTGATCCACGCGTCTTACGCCCGCCGGTATGGCCACCTTCAGCATCGTCTGCGTCTCCATGTGCTTCTCCGTCCTGGAGGAAAATCTTGGGGGCATG
Proteins encoded in this region:
- a CDS encoding isocitrate dehydrogenase [NADP], mitochondrial, with the translated sequence MPAAVFASSVQRSLLSSSLRRVAVSSSAIRPVRASFGAIQTISPFAVRTMASHQKIKVKNPVVELDGDEMTRIIWQVIKDKLILPYLDIDLKYYDLGLEYRDETNDQVTIDAAEAIKKYSVGVKCATITPDEARVEEFKLKQMWLSPNGTIRNALGGTVFREPIVIPRIPRLVPGWKKPIIIGRHAFGDQYRAKDAVLPGPGKLSMVYTPEGGQPQEIEVFQFKNGGGVAQTQYNTDESITGFAHASFKLALDKELPLYMSTKNTILKKYDGRFKDIFQEIYESTYKKDFEAKKIWYEHRLIDDMVAQMIKSSGGYIMALKNYDGDVQSDIVAQGFGSLGLMTSVLITPDGKTFESEAAHGTVTRHYREHQKGNETSTNPIASIFAWTRGLVQRGKLDDTPEVVAFAESLEQACIDTVDIDGIMTKDLALATGKSERKDYVTTNEYMDAVERRLKRTLKEKL